The following nucleotide sequence is from Zea mays cultivar B73 chromosome 1, Zm-B73-REFERENCE-NAM-5.0, whole genome shotgun sequence.
TAAACCCGACCCAACCCGGTTTGGCCAGCCCGCGGGCTACGGACCGGTAGGCTATTTATCGTGTCGGGTCGGGCCGTGGTCCGATGAGCCTATGCTAACCTGTCATGTTTAAGTAGCCAAAAAAGGCTAAAAATGTGCAAGAATGGGGGTTTGAACGATGGTTGTTGGCTTTAATAGTCTATCTACACCCACTTAACCAACAAGGCACATATATATTTTTTTGTGTTTTATACTCTATAATCATGTGTAGTATAgatattttaaatttaaaaatagAAAAACATAAAACTAGGCCATGTCGGGCCATGCCGCGCCTTAGTCCCAGACACGACCCATGGTTGGGCTGGGCCGGCCCGAGCCCGGTAACCACCGTGCTGGGTTACGGGCTTACTGGGCGGCCCGACCCGTTTGGACTTCGTCCCCACTTCGGGCTGTTCGGGCAAGTAGTGTCCGTTGTTGCCTGTTTGTCCCAAGAGAAGGTTGCTGCCAAGCTTGAGTTGTTTAAGAGGACTATTGGTTATTCTGGGTTTGAGGTTTTCACTGCAGTGTCCAAGGCACCAGCTATACTAAAATTTTCTGCCGAGATTCTTCTTCGCAAGATTGGGTTCCTCGTCATCGAGGCTGCACTGGAGCCACGGTACATTGTGCAAAGGCCTGTACTGCTCACATACAGCCTGGAGAAGAGGCTAGTGCCACGGCATTGTGTCATGAAGGTCCTGTGGGAAAAGGGATTGCTCAATAGCAATTCAAACTTTTTCACAGTAATTAAATTAGGTGAGGAAACTTTCAGATCGAAGTTCATCGACTGTCACAAGGACTCTGTTCCTGGCCTTGCATATTCCTATGCTACAACTCGTGCTGGTATTGTGCCCTCTAGAGTTTATTATGTTTAGCATCTCTATTTATGTTGTAGGCACTTGGCAGGCAGACTGGTGGGACTGCAACTTATGCTTATCAGCAGCTATCCACTGTGCAGGCTTTCTCAATTATCTTTCTACGTTGGAACCGCTAAGTGACTCTGACTGCCCATAGTCTAAGTTTAAGTTAAGCTTGTTATTTGTGAAGGAGCTTGATTTTATTTGCGACCTTAATGCGCTGTGTGTGTTAATAATTTCTTTTTCTGCCTAGCACACGGCTGGCTGAAGATTACCCTTTGTTTTTCTCCTGTGAATATGTCTTTTGTTGTGGACCTGCTGGAGGGCAGAACTTATTAGGCTAATATTGTTAAATTCCAATTACCTTTTCATTTCATCTAACCAGTTTATTTATTGGTATGTTTTATTCCAACTGATGTTTTGCCTAGCTCACACTAGCTAAAATGATTTTTTTTCTACTGATGTTTAAATGTTGTACTTCACTGAGGCTGAACTAGTAGTTTTAAGTAGTGGCTGAAAGTGCTAGAGCGAAGAAAACTGTATGAAAAAATATACTTGACCCCCCAACTATAAATGATTGTCTACTTCACCACCTCCTATCTATAAAACCAAGTATTATACCCTTTAAACTATTGAAAATTGTCTAAACAAACCCTTGAGGCGGTTTTGAAGGTGGTTTTACTGATGTGTCATTTTTAGAAGTCTATTTAACCTTCTAACATATCAAGGGTTGATTGCATGACCTTTTCAACTGTAAAATATAATACTATAGCTCTTAAAATATCTAATTATGTCCAAATAATCTCCAGGATCATGTTAGACCGTTTGGACACTATATACCACCACACTAGTACAAGCACACATGCTTGGACACAAACCCATCGCCTACCCCCTAGCCTTATTATTTTAGGCTTGTGTTATCCCAGCATGATCATTCAGAAGGTCATTCAAATAGTATTAGGGTTAGTTTGAGAGTCCAAAAACCGAAGGGGTTTGGAGAGTTAAAATCCCCTCCATAGTCAAAATTGAATGAGGATGAGATTTTAGCCTCTCCAATCCCCTCCGATTTTGTGGCTCCTAAACTAGCCTTTAGAAGTCAAAATTGAATGAGGATGAGATTTTAGCCTCTCCAATCCCCTCCGATTTTGTGGCTCCTAAACTAGCCTTTAGATGTTTTAATGGCTATAATATTATATTTTATATTTGAGAAGGTTATGCAGTCACCCTTGATATGTTATGGGTTATATAGACTATAAAAATAGCACATCAGCAAAACCACCTCTAAAACCGCCTTAGAAATGATTTAGATGATTTTTAATAGTTTGATGGGTAGAATATATGGTTTTACTAGGCCACAATGTTGCCCCAATTTTCTCACCTTTACATTGCACATATACACCATTCCTATATGACAGGTTAAATATACAACTGACAGAGCAATATATTATTGTAGTTTTACATCTTATTATCCGTGTAGGTGTATAAGTCGTTTTCTTCATGCAGGTTGTTTGGGATAAGGATCTAGTTGAGGATTCCCCCTTGCCCTGCTAGTTGCCCTTGGATCCATGCCAATTTTTAGTTCATTTTACTTATAGATAAATCATTTGTTACAAATACTGCCCGATTTGTTCTGAACAATAAAAAAACCTTTTTTTAATGAATGGCCATTTGAGCACTTGGTGATATTTTTTAGGCCTAGGCATTGGAGTACATTGGTCTTGCGCCCACAATGCATTGAGAAGGTCTTGTAGAGGGTGAGAAGTAAGTCTGATCGTTAAGCTTTTTGTTTGTTCAGTTTGTTAGTTGTGCTGTTTTGGATTGACAACCAAGTCGAATTGCTTTGTTTACCCCTCTCTGTCGTGCATGTTATTCGTAGTTATTTTTTCAATGTCCAGAAAAAAACCATCTACCAAGGATAGAATGAATAATGGCATCCGGATGAACaaacaagttcataaaataaagcATATAACATCAATCAATTCATCATATAAGTTCATAACTGTCGGTTAGTACGCGTATAATAATACGTTAGGCAATCTTCTAGTTTAGATCATTGAACCATCTTTGCAGCAGCAGAAAGTGGATCTTCTTCTAGTTCAGATCAGTGAACCACGGGCTTCGGAGCGCGACCGACGCCGACGGCCTCTTGTCGGCGTCGCAGGAGAGGAGCCGCTGCAGGAGGTCGAATCCATCCGCGGACAGGAGCTTCTTGGGAAAGAGCTTCCGCAGCATGCTGGGGTGGCGGACAGGCGGCAGGGGCACCATGGCGGCGAGCGGGAGGGACTTGAATGCCGGCCACGTCGTCCGCTCCGACACGCCGAGCACGCCGAATATCCAGCTGAGCACCTCCATGTCGTCCTCCCCGTCGAAGAGCGGCTTCCCGGTGAGGAGCTCCGCCATGACGCAGCCGAGGGACCACATGTCCACCATCGCGTCGTAGTCGGGCTTCCCCAGGAGCATCTCCGGCGCCATGTACCGGCGCGTGCCAGCCTGCCCGTACGCCGGCTTGGTGATCGAGGCGGCGAGCCCGAGGTCGCATATCTTGACGGAGACGGGCTCGCGGTcatcggcgccggcgccggcgccgacaAGGATGTTCCCGGGCTTTATGTCCCGGTGCATGATCTGGCGCGCGTGCATGTGCTTGGCCCCGGCCAGGAGCTGCCGCATGATGAGCCGCACTTGCGGCTCCGTGAACGGGCGGCCGGCGCGGTAGCGGCTTCCGTTGAGTACGTCGTGGAGGTTGGGCCCGACGCACTCCATCACGAGCGCGATCTCGGCCTTGGCGGGGTTGACGGCGATCGCGTGCAGGCCGACCAGCGACGAGTGGCCGCGGCAGGCCGCGAGGAACTCGGCCTCCCGCAGCGTCTTGTTGGCCACAGCCACCACCTCCGCCCCAGCACCAGCTGGCGCGCGGAGTGTCTTCACGGCGACGGCCTGGCCCGTGGCGCGGTGCCGCGCCTCGACGACGGCGCCGAAGCTGCCCTCCCCGAGCACCCGGGTCGTCTCGTAGTCCGCTGTCGTCCAGAGACGGCGCCGCTTGCACCACCCTGCCCCCGCGCCggaggagtcgtcgtcgtcgcggtCGAGCAAGAAGCTGATGGCAGCGACGCGCTTGGCGAGCATCGCAAACCGGTGGCGAGGATCGCAGCAGAACGACGGGCGGGCGGGTGGTGATGGATCGGAGGCGAGCATGGCGGCGTAGGGGACGAGAAGTCAGATAGCTAGCGGTGCTGGAGGCGAAATGGATGAGGTTTGGATCCAGGACAGGACGAATATATAGAGCAACAAGCGTGGGCGTGGGCGCGTGGCTGTGTTTGGAGACGCGGAAAGCGGAAAGCGGCCGGAGCGGATTGCATGCATAACAACTTCTACAGACATGTACAACGCTCTCTCTCTTTCACGcgtggggagggagagggagggtagTATTTTGAACATTCTCCTTGAAAAAATCAATATATTTCTTCCGTATAAATCCTTCACGATCGGACTAAGATATTTAATAATAGACTAGGTGAGTGTCCGTACGTtacaacggaaacatataataccatagTTAAGTGTACGTGCATTGTGATCAGACCTGAAACTTGGGCCGGGTCAGGCCGGCACGACACGAGCCCATCGTGCCTTGGGCCTTAAGTCTTCGGGCCGACACGGCCCTTAATATTTTCGGGCTGGGCCGTGCTAGGCCAAACACTTAAAATCTACGCCCGGTACGACACTAAAGCACGTCGTGCTTGTCTTGGGTCGGGCCGGCCCAGGCACGACCCACAACCAAGCAAGCCATTTTGAAGATATATATAATGAAGTCTAATATAATTTTGATATCATATTTTTACCAGCCTTTTCGTCGTCGAGCCGGCCCAAGCACGACCCAGTCACTCGTGCCGGGCCGGACGGCACGATGGGCTGAAAATCAAAGCCCGGCCCAACCTTTTATTCGTGCCGTGCTGGTACGACCCAATATATTTCGTGTCGGGCCGTGCTTTGAGCCCGTTTTCTTGGGCCGTGGCTGGGCGGCCCAAAACAGCACGGCCCAAACTTTCAGGTCTAGTTGTGATTGCACATAATTGCAAACCAGAGCTTTTCAAACGTAAATGCTGCTTCTTTCTTCATTGTTTGACATCAACCATTTTCGTTTTTGGGTCGCACAACCATAACAAACAGTATTTTGTCACCGTAAAATCCGTGTGGCAAATTATCGTCGtaacactaatattatattgaCCGCAAATTTCTTCGGAGAAGGCATCACAATGTAGAGGTATTGGACAACCAATAAGGTAATTTACTACAGTATAAAGTACAATTCTTTAAGCCATACCATCTGCGGATGAGTCAATTAGGTTGTAGAATACATAAATATAAGCTTTCAGATCTGCAAGGGTAGGAACATTGTGTTAACTTGGTTCTAGCAAGATTTCATGATAAAGTAATAATTAATTGCTGATAAAACAGAAGAATGGTCCTTTGGTTGTGTTTTCTCCTATAAAAAAGATCTACCTGTTTTATAGTAACTAAATGACAAGGTACCACTAAAGGTTTTCATACAGGCAGAGCCAGGTGAAGAAAAATAACATATAGCATTTTGCAATCATAATGAAATCACAAATGAGAAAAGGCACATTGTTGTACTTTTTTGGTGTTTCTTTCAAACAAACACAGCTGGACATGATGTGAACTGAAAACACACACAGCACAAAAAGGATCCAAAGCCACCTAACCCCAAACCAAACAAATCGAATCCATGGATGCTCACCTAGGCGAGCAAAGGAGATCTGAAGGAGACAAGCTGTATTCCAGCTTCTGTGCCTGGCGCTCTCCTCTATATTCTGAGGTCATTAACCGGTTTCGCAAAGCTCAAGATTTTGTGGCTGCATATCGAAGCGGGTGGGCAGAAGACGCGAACGATGGCGGTTTCCATGGAGCAGGTGGACTGCGGGTTAGTTTGTAGAAAATGGAAGGGGGTTTTTGGACTCGTTCTATCACTCGGTGCCTGCTACAAGtttttggatttagaattcagtTTTTTTATTTTCAGTGAAGTTCAACATCTGATGATATTCAGATTTTAGATTTTTTTGATGCAGCTGAACATCTAATGATAGGAAAGGTGATGGAAACATTGGATTACTGAGCAAAATGGGAAATTGATCAAGATGGTAAGCTCAAGTGTTTGGCTTCAATGCTGGGAATTCCCAGTTGTGATCGGTGTTGCGGCTCCTAACCTTGGTGAGATCAGCCTGTCCAACAACCAGCTTATTTTACGCAAGCATGGAGATGAGCATGCTTAAACAACTAC
It contains:
- the LOC103645712 gene encoding putative cyclin-dependent kinase F-2 translates to MLAKRVAAISFLLDRDDDDSSGAGAGWCKRRRLWTTADYETTRVLGEGSFGAVVEARHRATGQAVAVKTLRAPAGAGAEVVAVANKTLREAEFLAACRGHSSLVGLHAIAVNPAKAEIALVMECVGPNLHDVLNGSRYRAGRPFTEPQVRLIMRQLLAGAKHMHARQIMHRDIKPGNILVGAGAGADDREPVSVKICDLGLAASITKPAYGQAGTRRYMAPEMLLGKPDYDAMVDMWSLGCVMAELLTGKPLFDGEDDMEVLSWIFGVLGVSERTTWPAFKSLPLAAMVPLPPVRHPSMLRKLFPKKLLSADGFDLLQRLLSCDADKRPSASVALRSPWFTDLN